The Physeter macrocephalus isolate SW-GA unplaced genomic scaffold, ASM283717v5 random_66, whole genome shotgun sequence DNA window TGACTCTTAATTATCTCATTCTACACCCTTCTCCCCTTTCCTAAGCCCTGACATGAGGAGGGACAGCTACATTCAGAGAGGGACTGAGGAAACTGGCCCAAAGAGAGGGCAGAGTTGTTCTAGGTCACACGGCAGACAAGCTGACACCAGTTCTATCTAGCCCCTGACCCTGGACAGCGGAGAGATACTGCGAGAAGGACACACACAGGTCTAGGACCTAGTTCTGTCCCTAGCTGACCTTCACTCCATAAAATGAGGACTTTAAATCAGCTCCTAAGCTCTGTCAGCAAAAGCAGTGCCTGTTTCTAGGTGTGATATAAGAGAATAAAACATTCTTCCGTGATTATGGGAAAAGACAGACCTCTGCCCTGTGTTAACCTCACTACAACCCTTCCAAGAGGTGAAGATACCCACATCACAGACTGATAAGTGAGGCTGCAGTCACCTCAGCCAGTGAGCAGCAAAGCAGCAGCCAGGCTATTCATAGCTGAGTGGGGCAGGGGAATGGGGTGCCTGAAGGGCatgtggaaaggaagagaagcagatCTCATTTCAGGTCTGGCCCTTTAAGGCCCCACTTTCTAGAATCTAGAAGCCAATGACATACCTGCCCCGCTGAGGCCTGTTAAAGGATGTCACCTGGCTCCATCCCTGGCAGAGCCATCTTAGTGACAGGTTGGGAGGGAGCCCCTAGGAGAGCCGGCAAAGCTTCAGGCAGTCACCAAACACCCCACCTTGGTCATCTGAGTCAGACTGTACTCTTAGCGAAGCTGCATGAGGGCCTAAGAAAAGACCTGTCTCCTAGAAGTGGAAGGTCCTAAGTATAAGTATGATGGGAGCAAATCCGTAGCCTCTCTGGGATTCCATCTTCCCGAATGGGAAACAAGGGCTTAGGAGAGGAGAACTCAGAGGTACATCGCTGTGccagcccccaccccatcctgtgGCCTCATTATTCTGGCCTCCCGAAGGGTAGTGCCAGAAAGCAGCAGCCTCAAGGGCAAGACTCTTCTTACAGCCCCAAGGGACCCAGGAAATGCAGCGCTGGTGGAAGGTGAGGGTGGGGTGCTGCGTCAGTGCAGGAGGCTCCAACGGGTAAAAGTTTGCTGGCAAACCCCTTCTGGGATCTGAGCAGCCTCCATTTGTCCAACTCTATAATGGGGACCTGGTGCTACTACCTCATTCCGCAGGAGGTCTGGGAGTGCCGGCAACAGAAAGTGGACAGCTTTATTAAGGACCCAGCGGACTCCAGAAGTCCTAGGGAAGGAGGTCTGGAGCCTTGcaccgccccaccccgccccacggATGCACCAGCCGCTAAGACCGCACCTCAGTTTAGCCTTCTTTACTGGGCCCTCGGCCCCCCGACTGTCTCCTCCTGGGGTCGGGCAATCTGTCTATCCGCGTCGGTGACGCCGTCCATCCAGCCGGCGTCCACAATCCGTCGGTCGGCACCTCGGCGATGGCCTGTCGGGGTGGCCAGAGGTCCGGGCGCGGAGGTCAGCGCTGGGGGGAGGCGGGGCCGCGGGGCGGGCTCCGGCGGAAGGGCGAATCGGGCTCGGGGCAGTGGCCCCGCCGCAGGCGCCCGGCGCCCCAGGGCACGCAGCCGCCCAGACCGAGCGCAGAGGCAAGCAGCGCGGGCGGGCGGCCGCGGCGGCCGCGGCGCGAGCCCTTCTTGAGGCGCGACCCGTGGGCCGCCAGATAGAGCTCGGCCTGCGCCACTCCGCCGCCCAGGCGGCCCAGGCTTTCGGCGCGGTGCGCCAGGCGCAGCTCGGCCGCCAGGAAGACGCAGTGCAGCTGCAGCACGCGGCTCTCCAGCTCCGACACCAGGCGCCGGCGGCCCTCCACCTCCAGCAGTCGCCGTCGCGCTTCGGCCAGCTCAAGCGCGCGGCCCCCTGCCgcagctgccgccgccgccgccgccgccgccgcgcccgggccgccgcccgcgccccctGCCGGCCCGGTGCGCCCCGCGCCCCCGCTAGCGCCCTGGCGCCAGCGCTGCAGCTCCTGCCCCTCAGCCGAGCCCGCCGACTCCTGGGCCACTTCGGGCTGAGGTGAGGCCTGAGCCGGGGTCGGGGTCAAGGTCGGAGTTGGGGACGGGGGCTGAGGGAACAACAGGCGCTCCCCGGGCGGCGGCGACGGGGACCCCGGTTCCGCCGACCCTTCCTGGGCCCCCGGGCCGCAGGCGCTGATGCGGCAGCCCGGcatcccccgccccccggcgGTCCGCAGCAGCAGGTCCGCGGGTCTCACAGGCCGTCGCCCACGCTGGGAAGGATGGAGGCTTCAAACCAGAGAGAGACGCGGCCGCAGCCCCCACACTAGCGCCAAGGCAGCCACGGGTGCGTCTTATAGACCATGGGGCGGAGCGAAGGGCAGCACAGCCAATCAAAGACTAGCATGCCCTgaaccctcctcccctgccccgccccgtcAGGACACTGCCCAAACCCTACAGGTCCCTGGTCCTTCGACCCAGGCTGCTCTGCTAGGGCATCCAGTCCCTATCCACCTCCTCCAAATTTGGGGTGGAAAGGGGACCGCATCTTCTCTGGCCTGGCCCCTGAGTCATAAGCTTTAGTAGCTGGTGCTTAGAAATCATGGACTCCAGTCCCCACCTGTGGTAGGCTTTTGCCTGAAGCCACACTATGTGACAGTGAAAGCCTGAGACACAACTCAGGAGGCTTGTCTCCTTGCACAGTACCAAACGCTGCCCCTTGGCTGAATCGGCTCTACCTGGTCTCCTGGGCCGCAAACTTCACCAGGACCACCTTCTCCAATCTCCCTGCGGCCATGGAGAGGTTAACGCAGAGGGGCGACTGGCCTCCTGGTGGGGATCTGGCAGTATTGGTTCCTCACCAAGCAAGCCCTTCACTTGCAGAACAAACCTCAGCACTGCTGCTGAGCTTGGCGAGGCTTTCGCAAATCTTGGTGGCCCCCCAGGGGAGCCCCACCCCTCAGTGGGCAAAATTCTTTCCAAGCCCCTGCTCCTGTCTGCTCCTCCCAGTAGGTGTCCCCACACCTATCACACAGAGCGAGAAACAGACCCAGAAGGTGTAGTGGAGCCTTGCCCAAGGTCCGTGGCTCAATCTGGACCGCCGAAAGGGACAAGCTCATCCATTCATGCCCTCTGCGAACTCAGATACCTGGGTCCCCTCACTGTCATTGAGGGGACCCTGCTTAACTGGGACTTTAGCCATACTGGCAAAACGATAGAACTGAGCTCTAGCCATTTTTCCCACAGCGGAAGTGATCTTGCCATACCCCCTCCAAACATTGACCCAGACACCATGGCACTGCCATCCACTTGAAACTGCCATCAGAAATGAAAGGGTTCTGTGTTGGGCggtggcaggggctggagggccaGAAACCAGCTGAGACCAATTAGGAAGAATTGCAGCAGACCGTGGGCTCAGGGGACCTGCCGAAAGTGTGGCCAATGTGATTACCGCCCCAGGCTGAAGAGAAGGCTGATGGGGGCTCTGCACTGGCTTGATGTAGAGGAGAAGGAGGACTTTGgagcacaccccacccccacaccaccccgccccacccccgcatCATGTTCTCTAAGTGCTTTTAAGTGCCTTAGATTGAGTGATTGGGACTCGTGGGCGAGACAGCTTGGCTCCTGAGAGGCAGCTCAGAAGGGGCTCTGAGAGGACGGTGAGGTCCATGAGGAGGCGTCAAGCTCAGTGAAGGGTAAGGGAGGAGGACTTtgaaggagggagtgagggggagGGTGTTGAGTGATGGGAGTAGCGGAGGCTCAGGGCAGGGCGAGGGGAGGGGCTCAGTGAGGGAGGGGCTCAGTGAATGTGATGGGCTcagtgaggggagaggggttTAGTGGGTGCATTGGTGCTAGAGGCTCACagagggagaagaagggaaaTTCAGTGAGGAGGATGGGGTTCAGGGAGTCAGAGGGGCTCAATGGGGATGACGGAATGCCCTACTGAATGGTTCATCCCTATGAATCGTCTCCTTTGTGTCATCAAActttgtgtctttctctgtgcgGAAGATCCCTCCCCCATCACCGCGGGGAGATCTGCAGGTGTCTTGCCTGCATCAGGCAGATCACTGCTCCCAACTTCTGGGGATGAACCAAGTGGAACAAGACTAGGACttacccccacctcccaccatcaGCCAGATCCAGAGAACCAGtcagatctgagttcaaatcccacaCACACTGCCCTTCTGGTTACCTTGGCCAAGTTGTTTCTCTGAATAGAAGGAGATACTCAACCtgtatttgttgaatagatgaacATTCTCTCTCCACAGTACCCCTAAAGGAGGGGCACCAGCAGCCTTTGTTCCTGATGAGAAACCAAAGCGCAGAGAAGTGAAGAgactcactcaaggtcacacagcagataaGTGGCCAAAGATTCAAACACAGATGTGACCCACCCCAAAGTCATAGCTCACCTCCCTGCTGTTCTCTGATATGTCCCCTGTTCCTATCCTCTATGGCATTTCCCACTagtcatatataaatatgtatttgtttatagttTAGTTACTTCACAGTCTCTCCTTAGACTGGTTTTGCTTAGCATGAGATTCCCTGAAGTTAGGTAGAGTGCCTGGCCCCGTAAGGCCACTCAAACGATATCTGtttgaattgaaaaataatacaagggTAGACAGAGCTAGCTGAGAATAGAGAAGTTcccttcttcattcattcatttatccattcattctttatttcacTCACTCAACTAATTTGATCATTACCTTCTCTGTTGAGCTGGCTGCTGAAGGTACAGCAGTGATCAGATGGGGCCCTGCCCGCAGAGAGCACACAGCCTAGGGAGGACACAGGTGACTGCAGTTCAGTGAGGTATCTCCTGGGATAGGAGAAACACAGTGGCTGTGCGAACGCAGAGCAGACActgagctgggtggggaggggatcaGAGAGAGTTCCCTGCAGAAGATGATatttaaactgagacctgaaggatgaatcAAAGTGTGAGATGGATGCACAGATGGTGGAGGGACAGGAAGGGAGAAGGATTCAGGGTAGGAACAGCACACGTACAGGATCAGAGGTGAGAGAGCTTTGGCATCTGCCAGCTTCCTTCCCAGCTTCCTTAATTGCCCTGAGCGCCATGCTCCCAAGAATGGGCAGGGGACACAGCCAAACACCTCTTAGGGCACAATCAGCCTGGCAAACACAACATTAGGAATTAGaaatacacttttatttattattatttttcaaatttatgtattatttatttttatttgcattgggtcttcattgctgcacgtgggctttctctagttgctgtgagcgggggctactctttgttgtggtgcacaggcttctcattgcagtggcttttcttgttgcggagcacgggctctaggtgcgcgggcttcagtagttgtggcatgcgggctcagtaatcgtggctcgcaggctctagagtgcaggctcagtagttgtggcacacaggcttagttgctccatggcacgtgggatcttcccggaccagggctcgaacccgtgtgccctgcattggcaggcggattcttaaccactgcgccaccagggaagccctagaaaatacacttttaaactataatgatttttttttttttttttttttttgtggtacgcgggcctctcactgttgtgggccgctctgcggcatgtgggatcttcccggaccggggcacgaacccgtgtaccctgcatcggcaggtggattctcaaccactgcgccaccagggaagcccatgattattctttttttcctatcttcATCAAAGTTATGCATTCCTTTTGTAGGAAAgataggaaatagagaaaatactaaaatataaaaaaaagaatagagaggaaAGGCATCTGGAATTGGAGAGACTTGAATTTGAATTGAAGCTCATTTCTTTCCTAGCTGCACAACCCTGAGAAAGGCACTTTTTCTCTGTGAACTTCAGGGCTTGAGGAATGGAACCACTAATACTTACGGCACAAAGACAAACAAAGATCAAGGATTtgtccaaggtctcacagctagtcATGTCTCTCTGTGGTCTGAGTCAGACACCTTGAAAGAGAAGAGGCAGCCCAGGGGGGACCTGGTTTCAGAGTCCTGTCCATTATACACACTCTCCTTCCAGGACAGCAGCCGGTGGAGACAGAACCTTACGGAGGGAATGGCAAGTGCAGCTGTGGCCCAAAGCAGGATCCCCTCCATCAGCTGagagtggggtggggcaggaggtcAAGGCTTGAAAAGTCGACTTCTATCCCAGCCTAGAAGATTCAAGGCCTCTGCTCAGAGATCCaacccctccctttcagtctcttCCTGGCAACCTGGCCTGGCACCCTCTAGGATGTGATATCAGTTTAATAATTTAGCAGATGCAGACAAAGATAGCAGCTCTGAAAATAACCCAGCTAGGCCCCAGCCTCCATCTCCTCTTTCCTCAGCAgactcccctgccctccccgcaAGGTCTCTGGTTGCCCCACATACCTGTCAGTGCCCCTGCCCGCCAGTGGGCACCTGATCCAACACCTCTTCCTTCTTCCaaacttctcctccccctcacctcccctttCTCTC harbors:
- the TRNP1 gene encoding TMF-regulated nuclear protein 1; amino-acid sequence: MPGCRISACGPGAQEGSAEPGSPSPPPGERLLFPQPPSPTPTLTPTPAQASPQPEVAQESAGSAEGQELQRWRQGASGGAGRTGPAGGAGGGPGAAAAAAAAAAAAGGRALELAEARRRLLEVEGRRRLVSELESRVLQLHCVFLAAELRLAHRAESLGRLGGGVAQAELYLAAHGSRLKKGSRRGRRGRPPALLASALGLGGCVPWGAGRLRRGHCPEPDSPFRRSPPRGPASPQR